Part of the Aureitalea marina genome, TTTTCTTTATTTGAGTTAGAGTTTGTACACAGATAAATAAATTCTATTTTCTCTTTATCCACTTTTTCATACAGTACTTTACTATATTTCATTTCTTCAAAACAAGGTGCACACCAGGTTGCCCAAAAGTCTATGAGATTATATTTTGAATTATTTAAAGAAAGAATATTAGAAATTAATTGGTCTTTGGTTTTTATATGCTCAAAATCATAAAGTGTTGCACCAAATTCAAATGTTTTCATTTGAGAGTTAACCTCGGTAGCATTGCTTTTGATGTAATGTATATCACGTTTATTTTTTGACAATTTTTTCTTTTCTTCACTCAATACATTTTTTGCCCAATTCGTCCTTAAATGTTTATAAATTTGATTGTATTCATACTCATAATATGTCAAATCATTAGACCAAAGTTTTAATTTTAATAAGTCACTTTTTTTAGGTTCATAAATACTATCCAAGACTTTTGATAACCCATCAATATCGAGTAATTGCCATTCCCTTAAAAATGAATTCGTTAGTTGGAATTTTAAGTTATTAAATAACTCATCGTTTACTGGGTTTCCATTCAATTTTTCTTCCCAAATAGATAAAAAATTGTCAAGTTGATTATATCGCCTACTGTTTCCCTTTTTGAATTGATATAGTCTTTTCCAATAATCAATAGTATATTTTTGTAGTCCGTAATGGCTATAAACCTGATTTCTTAGAAATTGATCACTAGCGTTTGTTACGCCATAAGATTGCCGATTTTTAATTAAATTTAGCGTTGTGCTATCTATCGAAATTTCGTTCAATTGGGCATAGGTAAGAAGTTGGCTATAATATTCATTTTCTCGTATATGACTGATATACCATAAGAAGCTATGGTTATTTTCTTTTGAAAAATTTGTTTCTGTTTCAATTAATATTTGATTCAATGAGTCTAATGATCTTTTAAAGTGAGAAAAGTCAGAAAACTTTTTACCGCTAATTTCTAATAGATTTTGAAAAACTTCTTGTTTCTCATCAATATTATAAACGCTATATTTTGCTAGCGCATAATTCAGACTTGAATCATCTCCACTAAAAGTCAAAGATTCATCATAATTCCATATGAGTTCTTTTCTAGCTATTTTGTAATCAATTGACATTTTCAGACCCTTTGATAAAGAAAGACTTCCATAATATAGCTTTCCGACTGTTAAAAATATTTCTTGATTAGGAATTGAATAGTCTAATTGCAATATGAATTTACCTTCTTTATTAAGTGGTATGGTTTTAGAAGGCTCCATTTTTTTAAACAATGGTGCTTTAACGTAAGAAACATTAATTTTACTGAAGCTATCTTTTGGGATATTTAATATTTCAATCTCAAGCTTTGGTTTGCTGGCTT contains:
- a CDS encoding TlpA family protein disulfide reductase; this encodes MKTIVLISLSFLLFLSCTEFSTTDKIALDSTKMEDFYKASKPKLEIEILNIPKDSFSKINVSYVKAPLFKKMEPSKTIPLNKEGKFILQLDYSIPNQEIFLTVGKLYYGSLSLSKGLKMSIDYKIARKELIWNYDESLTFSGDDSSLNYALAKYSVYNIDEKQEVFQNLLEISGKKFSDFSHFKRSLDSLNQILIETETNFSKENNHSFLWYISHIRENEYYSQLLTYAQLNEISIDSTTLNLIKNRQSYGVTNASDQFLRNQVYSHYGLQKYTIDYWKRLYQFKKGNSRRYNQLDNFLSIWEEKLNGNPVNDELFNNLKFQLTNSFLREWQLLDIDGLSKVLDSIYEPKKSDLLKLKLWSNDLTYYEYEYNQIYKHLRTNWAKNVLSEEKKKLSKNKRDIHYIKSNATEVNSQMKTFEFGATLYDFEHIKTKDQLISNILSLNNSKYNLIDFWATWCAPCFEEMKYSKVLYEKVDKEKIEFIYLCTNSNSNKEKWENKILEMEQKGIHIYANQKVVNELMSELSLNGFPSYALFNSEGEYLNGLITRMKTLTINKLNEIVEK